In Mycobacterium sp. ITM-2016-00317, the genomic window GATGCCCAGCGCTCGTGCGGCACACATCCCCGCCGGCGGCGGAAGAGCGGTAAGTCTCGCGACCGCACCGCGCCTCATCGGCAATCGGGATATCCGTGGTCAGGGGAGAGGTGGTGGATTCCATCGCGCGGCGAGGGCGTCGCAGATGGCTCGCTGTTGATCTGCGCTCAAGGGGTGCATGAGCAGCCCCTCGATGGTGAATACGCCGATCATGACTTCGGCGTCCAGGCCGTCTGCGGCCACGCCGGCGGCGTCGAGTTCGTAGCGGAACAGGCTGGAGGTCAGCAGGTGGAAGTTGTCGTGCCAGACCGCGACTGACGGTGAGCGTTCGGCCCGGGCGTGCACGGTGCTGACCAGACGGCTCATCTGTTGCAGTTGCTGCACCACCCACAGCAGGCGCGCGGGGATGGGTTCGGCGGCCACTGACTGATACTGGGCCCACGCGTCGGTCATCACCTCGTCCAAGACGGCGATGAGCACGGCGTCCTTGTCCTCGAAGTACCAATAGATGGTGTTGGCGGTGACCCCGGCCGCCGCTGCCAGACGGCCCATCGGGGTGGCGTCGTAGCCGGCATCGACGAAGAGTTCGCGGGCGGCGGCGACGATCTCCGCCCGCTTCTCCTGCGACGCCTGGGGCCGTCTGTTCTTCGGCACCCCTCGACCTTAGACGACCGTCTTGAACGGCATTCAACAAACTGTTACCGTTTCTTGAATGGCGATCAACGAGTCGGGTTCAGCTGGAGGGCCCAGGACAGCACACACCTACACGCGGCACGACGTCACCTTCCCCTCCGAGGGTGTGGCATGCGCGGCGTGGCTGTACCGCCCCGCCGGAGTGCAGAACCCGCCAATCGTGGTGCTGGCACACGGTTTCGCCGCGTTCCGGGAACTGCGCCTGGACGCCTACGCCGCCCGGTTCGCCCAAGCCGGGTACGCCGCGTTGGTGTTCGATTACCGGTCTTGGGGGGCGAGTGCCGGGCAACCGCGTCGGGTGCTCGACATCGCCGCCCAGCATGCCGATTGGCGCGCGGCAGTGACCTACGCCCGCAGCCTCGACGGCGTCGACACCACCCGGGTCGTCGGCTGGGGGTCCTCGTTCGGCGGCGGACACGTCCTGGACTTGGCCGCCCGAGACCACGCGCTGGCGGCCGCGATCGTGCAGGTGCCGCACGTCACCGGCCCCGCGTCGGCGTTCGCACAGGCCCCAACGCTGGTCGCCCGCTTGGCGTTGGCAGCGGTGCGCGACCAGGTGGGGGCGTGGCTGGGCCGCCCACCCCATCGGGTGAAGTCGATCGGACACCCTGGCGAGGTCGCCATGATGACCTCACCGGGCGCCTATGACCTGGTGTTGAGGATGGCCGGGGACAAGCGCGACGAACTGCTGGCCGAGAACGACGTCGCCGCCCGCATCGCTCTGCGCGTGCCGCTGTACTCCCCGGGCCGTCACGCCGCCAAGATCACCGCACCAACGCTGGTCCAACTCGCCATCAAGGACGACGTCACGCCGTACGCGAAGGCTCGAAAGATCACGTCCCGCATCCCCAAGGGCGAGGTGAGGTCCTACGACTGCACGCACTTCGAGCCCTACCTCGACCCGCACTTCGAGCAGATCGTGACCGATCAGATCGCCTTCCTGGACCGCCACGTCGGAGCAGGCCCGTGACGGCGCCGCAGCAGACGGCCCCGACGTTTCCGGCATCGGTCCACACGTTGGTGGTCGGCGCCGGATTCGCCGGGATGGCCGCCGCGGCGGCGGTCCTGCGCGCAGAGCCTCAGGCCGATCTGCTGATCATCGAGCGCGCCGACGAGGTCGGTGGAACATGGCGCGACAACACCTACCCCGGGTGCGCGTGCGACGTGCCGACGTCGCTGTACTCGTTCTCCTTCGCCCCCAGCGCGACGTGGAGTCACACCTTCGCCCGCCAACCCGAGATCCATCGCTACCTGACCTCGGTGGCTGACCAGACGGGGCTGCGGCGCCACCTGATCACCGGGTGCGAGTTGCTCGGCGCGACCTGGGACGACGACCGGCAGTGCTGGCTGGTCCAGACTTCCTTGGGCGCACTGACCGCCACCGTCCTGGTCGCTGCGACCGGGGCACTGTCCACCCCGAAGCTGCCCGACGTGCCGGGACTCAAGGACTTCAGGGGCACGGTGTTTCACTCCGCCACGTGGAATCACGACCACGACCTGACCGGTGATCGGGTGGCCGTGATCGGCACGGGGGCCTCGGCGGTGCAGTTCGTCCCCGAGATCGCCGACCGTACCGCCCATTTGACGGTGTTCCAACGGACCCCCGCGTGGGTGATGCCCCGACTGGACCGCACCCTGGGCCGCTTCGAGAAAGCCTTGTATCGCCGAGTGCCGTTGTTGCAGAGACTCGTTCGCAGCATCGTCTACACCTACCGGGAGGGCTACCTCGTACTACTGGCGCACTTCACCTGGCTCCTGCCGCTGGTTCAGATGATCGCGAAGGCACAGCTGCGCCGCCAAGTGCCCGATCCGGCGCTGCGCGCGGCGTTGACGCCAGACTTTCGCATCGGGTGCAAGCGGATCCTGCTGACCAACGACTGGCTGCCCACCCTGTCCCGCGCCGACGTCGACGTGGTGACCAGCGAACTGACTGAGATCACCGCCACCGGGGTCCGCGACGGCGCGGGAACGCTGCGCGACGTCGACACGATCATCTTTGCCACCGGCTTCACCCCTACCGAGCCACCCGTCGCGCACCTGCTGACCGGCTCCGACGGCGACACCCTCGCCTCGCACTGGGCCAGGCAGTCCCAGTGCGCACCTGGGCATCACAGTGGCGGGCTTCCCGAACTTGTTCCTCATGTACGGACCCAACACCAACCTGGGACACAGTTCCATCGTCTACATGCTCGAATCCCAGGCCGCCTATCTCGCGGCCGCCCTCCGCACGATGCGCACCGAGGGCCTCGCGTCGGTCGACGTCCGCCCCGAAGCCCAAGCGTCCTACAACGCGTGGGTTGACGATGCGCTCGAGGGCACGGTGTGGAACTCCGGGGGATGTTCTAGTTGGTATTTGGACTCCCGGGCCCGCAACTCGGTCATGTGGCCGACGTTCACCTTTCGATTCCGCGCGCGCACCAGAACTTTCGACAAGAAGAACTACCTGATCCGCGCGGCAGACCGCAGCGTGACCCCTCGACGGCCGCACTGATCACCGGTGCGTCGGCCGGCATCGGAGCCGCCTTCGCCCGCACCTCGCCGCCCAGGGCTACGACGTGCTGCTCGTCGCCCGACGCGCCGAGCGCCTCGAAGAACTCGCCGCCGACCTTCGCCAGAGGCAGTCTGGTACTGGGATTCGCCATTTGAATGGCAATAAACCGTTCGTTACTTCCGTGACAACAGGCCATCAGCGCTGGTCGCGGCTTCGAGATATGTCACGGAGTTTGGCAATCTACAAGTGACCGCGGCAACCGGCATCAGCAGCAGCAGCTCTTGGCCGGGACGTTCGCGCTTAGTCGTCGGCGGGGCGGGCATCCGTTGGTCATGGGACTGACCGACACCCTGCTGCTGTTCGCCGCCGAGGGTGAGCCGCCCGGTCTGATGCCGGCACGGCAGCAGATGGCGTTCTCGCTGGGCTGGCACATCGTGCTGGCCTGCTTCGGGGTGGCGTTCCCGACGATCATCTTCGTCGTGCACCGCCGCGGCATTCTGCGGGGCGACCCGGTCGCCCTCGGGTTGGCGCAGCGCTGGGCCAAAGTGTCGGCGGTGCTGTTCGCGATCGGCGCCGTGTCGGGAACCGTGTTGAGCTTCGAGATGGGGCTGTTGTGGCCTGGACTGATGGGCCGGTTCGGCGATGTGCTGGGGTTGCCGTTTGCGTTCGAGGGGTTGTCCTTCTTCACCGAGGCCATTTTCTTGGGCATCTACCTGTACGGCTGGGGGCGCATGCCACCGCGGCGGCACCTGCTGATGCTGATTCCGATGGGCATCGCGGGTGTCGTCGGGACGTTCTGTGTGGTCTCGGTCAACGCATGGATGAATCACCCCGCCGGGTTCACGATCCGCGACGGTGAGGTCACCGACGTCAACCCGTGGCGCGCGATGTTCAACGACGGCGCGCTGCTGCAGTTCGCCCACATGTGGGTTGCGGCCTTCATGGTCGTCGGACTGACGGTGTCCGGCGTGTATGCCGCCGGCCTGCTGCGCGGGCGGGTCGACGCCCACCACCGGCTCGGCTTCACGGTGCCGTTCGCATTCGCCTCGGTCGCCGCCGTCGCGCAACCGTTCCTCGGCCACGTGTTGGGCATGCGGATCCACGACACCCAACCGGCGAAGCTGGCGGCGTTCGAACTTGCCCAGACCACCGAGGGCCCCGCGCCGCTGCGGTTGGGGGGTGTGCTGATAGACGGTGAGGTGCGTTGGGCGCTGACCATCCCGCGGCTCGGTTCGGTCATCGCGCGCAATTCGTGGGACGCCCCGGTTCCGGGCCTCGACGAGGTGCCGCGGTCGGAGTGGCCGCCGGTCAACATCACCCATCTCGCCTTCCAGTCGATGGTGGCGATCGGCACGCTGTTGGCTGCCGTGGTGGTGGTGTACTGGCTGGCCCGATGGCGTGGGCGGGATCTGCTGGCAAACCGCTGGTTCCTGCGGTTGTCCGTCATCACCGGCCCACTGGCGATCATTGCTGTCGAGTCCGGCTGGGTGGCAACCGAAGTGGGACGACAACCGTGGACGGTGTGGAAAGTGCTGACCACCGTGGACGCCGCGAGCCGCAGCAGCGGCCTGTGGTGGAGCTACGCCGTGGTGCTCATCGTCTACCTCGGCATGACAGTCGGCGCCTATGTCGTCCTGCGGTCGATGGCCCGGCGATGGCGTGCCGGCGAGACCGACCTTCCCAGCCCGTATGGGCCGCCGCGAAAGGAGTCGGTGCCGTGACGTTGGCAACGCTGGTCGCGATGGCGATGTTCCTGGGTGTCGTCGTTTACGCGTTGTTCGGCGGCGCCGATTTCGGTTCGGGTTTCTATGATCTCACCGCAGGTGACGCTCGCAGCGGCGCGAAGGTCCGCACCCTCGTCGACCACAGCATCGGGCCGGTGTGGGAGGCCAACCACGTGTGGCTGATCTACGTGTTGGTGATGTGGTGGACCGGTTTCCCCCGGACGTTCGCCGCCGCGATGACGACGTTGTTCATCCCGCTCGCGCTGGCCTTGACCGGAATCGTGTTGCGCGGCGCCAGCTTCGTGTTCCGCAAGTACTCGGCGACGCTGTCGCAGGCGCGGCTGTTCGGCGCAATCTTCGCCGCCTCGTCGCTGATCAGTCCGTTCTTCCTGGGTACCGTCGCGGGGGCGATCGCCTCGGGTCGCGTCCCGGCCGAGGGCTATGGCGACCGGGTCGGGTCCTGGGTCAACCCGACGTCGCTGGTGGGTGGCTGCCTGGCCGTGGCGACGTGTGTGTTCCTCGCGGGGGTGTTCCTCACCGCTGACGCCGCGCGCGCCGGTGACACCGACGTGGCCGAGGGGCTG contains:
- a CDS encoding TetR/AcrR family transcriptional regulator, yielding MPKNRRPQASQEKRAEIVAAARELFVDAGYDATPMGRLAAAAGVTANTIYWYFEDKDAVLIAVLDEVMTDAWAQYQSVAAEPIPARLLWVVQQLQQMSRLVSTVHARAERSPSVAVWHDNFHLLTSSLFRYELDAAGVAADGLDAEVMIGVFTIEGLLMHPLSADQQRAICDALAARWNPPPLP
- a CDS encoding alpha/beta hydrolase, translating into MAINESGSAGGPRTAHTYTRHDVTFPSEGVACAAWLYRPAGVQNPPIVVLAHGFAAFRELRLDAYAARFAQAGYAALVFDYRSWGASAGQPRRVLDIAAQHADWRAAVTYARSLDGVDTTRVVGWGSSFGGGHVLDLAARDHALAAAIVQVPHVTGPASAFAQAPTLVARLALAAVRDQVGAWLGRPPHRVKSIGHPGEVAMMTSPGAYDLVLRMAGDKRDELLAENDVAARIALRVPLYSPGRHAAKITAPTLVQLAIKDDVTPYAKARKITSRIPKGEVRSYDCTHFEPYLDPHFEQIVTDQIAFLDRHVGAGP
- a CDS encoding cytochrome ubiquinol oxidase subunit I, with the protein product MGLTDTLLLFAAEGEPPGLMPARQQMAFSLGWHIVLACFGVAFPTIIFVVHRRGILRGDPVALGLAQRWAKVSAVLFAIGAVSGTVLSFEMGLLWPGLMGRFGDVLGLPFAFEGLSFFTEAIFLGIYLYGWGRMPPRRHLLMLIPMGIAGVVGTFCVVSVNAWMNHPAGFTIRDGEVTDVNPWRAMFNDGALLQFAHMWVAAFMVVGLTVSGVYAAGLLRGRVDAHHRLGFTVPFAFASVAAVAQPFLGHVLGMRIHDTQPAKLAAFELAQTTEGPAPLRLGGVLIDGEVRWALTIPRLGSVIARNSWDAPVPGLDEVPRSEWPPVNITHLAFQSMVAIGTLLAAVVVVYWLARWRGRDLLANRWFLRLSVITGPLAIIAVESGWVATEVGRQPWTVWKVLTTVDAASRSSGLWWSYAVVLIVYLGMTVGAYVVLRSMARRWRAGETDLPSPYGPPRKESVP
- a CDS encoding cytochrome d ubiquinol oxidase subunit II — encoded protein: MTLATLVAMAMFLGVVVYALFGGADFGSGFYDLTAGDARSGAKVRTLVDHSIGPVWEANHVWLIYVLVMWWTGFPRTFAAAMTTLFIPLALALTGIVLRGASFVFRKYSATLSQARLFGAIFAASSLISPFFLGTVAGAIASGRVPAEGYGDRVGSWVNPTSLVGGCLAVATCVFLAGVFLTADAARAGDTDVAEGLRRRTLIVGIVTGLVVFAGLYPVAHDAPTLAEGLRSHAAPLLAVALVAGVAAVWLVFRRRYSIARVPAAVAVASVITGWGVGQYPWLLVDEVTIDDAAGADATLVGLLVVVALAGAIVLPALAYLLRLTQTDEWTHT